The genome window TAAAACATGAACAAAACGCTGTTTGGTTGACTAATAAAAACTGCGAGTCTGCAGAGAAAATGACTTCTGTAGATTACTGatgtaataaataatattttcagATGGAAAATGTTCTCGTTCTACCAATGATCGTGAGAGTCGACAACGGCAGATGAACTACATATCCCAGCGTTCACTGAGCGAGGATGCTCGTCATATCAAGGAAgtgttcattcatttttttttgaaCAGTTGAAATGTACCGATACCGCTCACTCAGCTGATGTATTTAGCTTTGTAGATAACCATTTACGCAACTAAAGGAGAACAAAGTTAGTTCTAATATTTAAAAGATATAGAATAATGAATCGATGATCACTCTGTTCGCCCGCTGAAGTGTTTCCAGTGTCGCAGAGATCTGTGCTCCAAACCAAACCTGTACCTTTGTCAACGCTAGCTATTTGCAGATCATGCAAATTATTCGTTGCTCTGATTTAAGGATGTTTAACATCTGTTTTAAGATTTATAGTGAATAATTGTGATTGCTTTGCTAAATGGTTTTTCAATCACCGATTGCTTTGAAGTTGAACATAGTGCAGTGTAGGTCAACTATTTActgctagttggctagcaaaAACATTGTCTTTACAAACATGGAATATCAAGAAACTGCAAATACAGTTGCCGATCGCCTTCTTAGCTACAGCAAAGATCCATCTGGATGGAAAGTCTGTAAAAAATCGGTGAGtagattatttttatttctcgaTTCCTGATATTATAACGAGTTTGGTGACGTGTTATAGCGTGACATGACAGTggtccccctcccccccttgtTCTCACTTGCTGATGTGCATGACTGTATAAAACAGATAACTTACCCAGATTTGTTTTGGTTTAGAATGATGTTGCTGTTTATTGGCGGCCATCAACAGAATTTCCTGGGAATGTGTAAGTTTTTATATTTCTACAAGTTTGTATTGAGCGTTTTAATATGAATATGTTCAAGGTTATGCAGTCTTCTGCATATTAGCCTACCCAAGAAGTAGGTCTCCTAATGTTGGCATGAATTGTGTGTAGAACACTGCTATTTGGATGCTACATAAAATTCAGCATATATAATGCTATCAATAGGTACAAAGGTGAGGGTGTCATTAATGCTTGCCCAGAGAAGGTGTGGGAGTGCTTGAAACCAGAGCCCAATGGCCTTCGTGTCAAGTGGGACAGCAATGTCAAGAGGTTTGAGCTGCTTGAACAAGTCACTGAGGTAAATCCCACCACAGCTCAGAGACGGCTGACCTTTTTTTCCTAAGTGCTTCAAATAACTCCTTTATTGTTACACCAATATGACAACAGGAGAGGTCAATGTAATGGCTGTGAAAATGTGAGTTGTAGTACCTTACCTCTTCCAGTAATTAAATGTTGCATATACATATCaagttacaaaaacaataacattatTGCTCCATCACTATTGTTATAATACATAAACAAACTTAAAGAAGTTGCCTGCTTCACAACTGCACAGAACCCAGACAGTCTGCCCTGTTTCCCCACTCTGTCACAGGATGTCTCTGTCTGCAGAACTGTTACTCCTTCAGCAGCTATGGGTATTATATCACCACGAGACTTTGTAGATGTTATTTTAGTTAAGCAATACGAAGATGGCACCATAACTTCAAATGGTGCGTAATAAAGTTACTTTATTGTCTGATTTACATTTCTCTTCTTATGCTCTTTTGTTACAAGAAATTCTGTAAAAATGTTTAACGTTCTATTCTTAACCATCCACAGatggtttttttttatcatatatCCTATGGGATGCATACCCTATAGCCTGTTGTACTGGTGTAGAAAATGTGTAAATACTTACAAGTATACATCAATGAGATAAAACAGGACATTGTAGAGCGTAATCTTTTACATACCCTTGTTTTCTTTCCTGACTTTGATTTTTCAAGTTATTTATTTGTATACTGCACCACTCTGAACTGAATAATCCTCTCAAGCAAATGTTTTGGTTTCACATGATAAGGCGTCATGATCCCAGATCATTTTGAATGTAAATCCATTATCTAAACCTAGCTGCCGCTGCCAGCCACCACTTCTGCTGTGCACAGTGCATGCATTCAGACCTGCCCACACTTGTCCGTCCGTTTGTCTGTCCCGTATTCACGCTTTGCTTTCGATTCCTTCAGCCACCCACGTAGGACACCCTGGCTGTCCTCCTCAGGCTGGCTATGTCAGGGGCTTTAATCATCCATGTGGGTGCTTCTGCGCTCCCATCCCCGGGTGAGTGGAGCCTGAGTCACGGTTGCCAGTGCTGACTGACGGCTTTCTGTAGTTACAGGGAGCGGACAGTGAGGGTCACCAGAGAGCCAGACACTAGTAGCATAGCATTAGATACTGATAAACACATTAGCATTGCTATTATACATGTACAAAGATATTTTGGCCTGGCTAATTATAGAAGTACCTTAAGGTTTTATTAGGATTTGAGCATGACATCAGAATTGCATAGGTTATTTTAGATCTAGACAATACAGTCATTTTAGGTTTGAAAATagaaacacagaaagagagaaaggaaaagagttGTACtgatctgtggtgtgtgtgtgtgtgtgtgtgtgtgtgtcctctgctcTACAGGGAACCAGGCAAAACCCAGCTCTTGAGCTTCTTCCAGACAGATCTGGGAGGCTTTCTTCCACGCTCTGTCGTGGACTCCTTTTTCCCGTCCAGTATGACTGAGTTCTACAGCAACCTCACGAAAGTGGTCAAGTCTCTGAAATAGCACAAGTAACTGCCATCCGTGAGGGAAAGCTGTCCACCCAACTGTCAGCCAGAGATTAGGAGACTTTTTAATGGTGCAAGCCTGAGAATATTTCCTAAAACAAGGTTTTATTGTGTCTAGTAAGGGAAAATCATTTTGTTTTCACCAAGTCAGTATAAGAACAAATGTTACCTCTGACTTTGTACTAACCTATACACATTGACAAATGTTAGCAAAATGATGTACTGTAAAGCAtgaaatgttgttttttattattattattattattatcgagAATCTGGACCAGAACGGGATATGATTAATTTTCTTAGATAATTTTAACTGCACAAACTACACGATCCTTTACATTTCTTGTGTATAATGAAATCCATTCCTTTTTTATAGATAATGATTCATATATGTTGCAGGTAATGATTCCTATATGAGGCATGCTCATACAGTCTACACAGGTTATATAAAGTGGGGGCTTAGCTCcacaaaacttaaaaaaaaaacatatttatctGTTTGTTTCTGAATATGAACGGCATGATTCACACTACATCCTTATTGGTTCTTGTttacatttcagaaattattgACAGAATTATGAAAGAATAGGAAAGGGAAAAGGGAGCATAGTCGTAAACATTCTCCATGTTATTTGGAATTCTACTGTATGGCCAGTCATGTTGTTTGGCGTGTAACTAGACCCATCTGCTGAGTGTGACCTCTGCCATTTACACTGTGATCATTGGTTTTTACGTAAGGGAGCATGACTGTCTGacctagtctgtgtgtgtctgcaccaATCAATGTTGTGTACTGTATCGTCAGTGATATGCATGACCTCAAACACAGTTGCTCAAACACGGAAGAGCCATATGTTCAGATGATGGGtgatagcctagcctagcaaTCCATCAATATTCTGTTACTGCCTGCTTTTTTTATAGTTGCTTTCTGTTGGGATTACTGTACCATGGCCTTGTTTTTGTGccaaaaaaatgatatttgtgTTGTTAGAGGTTCTGTCTCAGTTTGTCTGTGGTCAGTCACCACATAATGTCCTCAGTGATTATAAGTTAATACTTATTATCCAATAGTCATTGGTTTGGTAGGTTTGCTATTTCAGTATGTGTTGAATGCTGTGTTTGATTCCTCCACATTGAAATCGGTTGCTGCTATGGAAAGTGACTTACATGTACTGTTTGTTAAC of Alosa alosa isolate M-15738 ecotype Scorff River chromosome 14, AALO_Geno_1.1, whole genome shotgun sequence contains these proteins:
- the stard5 gene encoding stAR-related lipid transfer protein 5, with the translated sequence MEYQETANTVADRLLSYSKDPSGWKVCKKSNDVAVYWRPSTEFPGNVYKGEGVINACPEKVWECLKPEPNGLRVKWDSNVKRFELLEQVTEDVSVCRTVTPSAAMGIISPRDFVDVILVKQYEDGTITSNATHVGHPGCPPQAGYVRGFNHPCGCFCAPIPGEPGKTQLLSFFQTDLGGFLPRSVVDSFFPSSMTEFYSNLTKVVKSLK